One stretch of Vulpes lagopus strain Blue_001 chromosome X, ASM1834538v1, whole genome shotgun sequence DNA includes these proteins:
- the LOC121482514 gene encoding TATA box-binding protein-associated factor RNA polymerase I subunit D-like — protein sequence MASNSAVEMDNESDNSSGSSLFETQFVPYSPKQGQRNPIRKFVRSSGGVEARDSSSDSSFEPRPLTLKAIFERLKKKKHKKRKYKPKERPRGRPEGRKTTRRSQINKKQVKDKGSGFPFLESENVKKPLPWRKILSFEQAVARGFFNYLEKLKYEYYLKESLKQMNVGEDLEREDFDSRRYKYLDDDGSLSPIEESETVEEAATTLENDDGCDIKLVDNNEFIVSSEIPKKMNLYLGQEEYTEEAASSKKRASKYKNMGQRIEWSEKEEIGI from the coding sequence ATGGCATCTAATTCAGCTGTAGAAATGGACAATGAAAGTGATAATTCTTCTGGTAGCAGCTTATTTGAGACTCAGTTTGTCCCGTACTCACCAAAACAGGGGCAAAGAAACCCTATTAGAAAGTTTGTTCGTTCTTCTGGAGGTGTTGAAGCAAGGGATTCATCTAGTGACTCCTCTTTTGAACCAAGACCACTgactttaaaagctatttttgaaagattaaaaaaaaagaaacataaaaagaggaaatataagcCCAAAGAAAGACCAAGGGGaagaccagaaggaagaaaaaccactagacgctcccaaataaataagaaacaagttAAAGACAAAGGATCTGGGTTCCCATTTTTAGAATCTGAGAATGTAAAAAAGCCATTACCATGGAGAAAGATTTTAAGCTTTGAGCAAGCGGTGGCAAGAGGATTTTTCAACTACCTTGAAAAATTGAAGTATGAATACTATCTCAAGGAAtccttgaaacaaatgaatgttGGTGAAGATTTAGAAAGGGAAGATTTTGACAGTCGTAGATACAAATACTTGGATGATGATGGATCTCTCTCTCCTATTGAAGAGTCAGAAACAGTGGAAGAGGCTGCAACAACTCTTGAAAATGATGATGGGTGTGATATCAAATTGGTGGACAATAATGAATTCATAGTAAGTTCtgaaataccaaagaaaatgaatctgtatTTAGGACAAGAGGAATATACTGAAGAAGCTGCTTCGTCTAAAAAGAGAgcatcaaaatacaaaaacatgggACAGAGGATAGAATGGtctgaaaaggaagagatagGAATATGA